The DNA region GCACGTCGACGAAATGTCCGGCAATCGCAGCCGCTGCGGCCATCGCGGGCGACACCAGATGGGTGCGGCCTTTGAACCCCTGCCGGCCCTCGAAGTTGCGGTTCGAGGTCGAGGCGCAGCGCTCCTCCGGCTTCAGCTTGTCCGGATTCATCGCGAGGCACATCGAGCAGCCCGGCTCACGCCAGTCGAACCCAGCCGCAATGAAGATCTTGTCGAGACCTTCGGCTTCCGCCTGTTCCTTCACGATGCCCGAGCCCGGCACGATCATCGCGTTGACGTTGGCGTTCACCGTCTTGCCCTCGGCGATCTTGGCGACCGCGCGCAGATCCTCGATACGGCCATTGGTGCAGGAGCCGATGAAGACGCGGTCGAGCTTGATGTCGGTGATCTTGGTGCCCGCGGTCAGGCCCATGTATTTCAGCGCGCGGTGCTTGGAGAGACGCTTGGCCTCGTCCGCGATCTTGTCCGGATCGGGCACGACGCCGGTCACCGAGATGACGTCCTCGGGGCTGGTGCCCCAGGTGACGATCGGGGGCAGCTTGGCCGCGTCGAGCCGGATCTCATGGTCGAAATGCGCGCCCTCGTCGGAACGCAGCGTCTCCCAGTAGCGCATCGCGGCGTCCCAGGCGGCGCCCTGCGGCGACTTCGGGCGGCCGCGCAGGAAGTCGAACGCCTTCTGGTCCGGCGCGACCAGGCCGGCGCGCGCGCCGCCTTCGATCGACATGTTGCAGACCGTCATGCGGCCTTCCATCGAGAGCGCACGGATCGCCTCGCCGGCATACTCAAGCACGTAGCCGGTGCCGCCGGCGGTGCCGATCTCGCCGATGATGGCCAGGATGATGTCCTTGCCCGTGACGCCGTCCGGCAACTTGCCGTCGACCACCGCGCGCATGTTCTTGGCCTTCTTCTGGATCAGCGTCTGCGTCGCCAGCACATGCTCGACCTCGGAAGTGCCGATGCCGTGCGCCAGCGCGCCGAACGCGCCATGCGTCGAGGTGTGGCTGTCGCCGCACACGATCGTGGTGCCCGGCAGGGTAAAGCCCTGCTCCGGGCCGATGACGTGGACGATGCCCTGACGCTTGTCGAACTCGTTATAGTACTCGATGCCGAATTCCTTGGCGTTCTCCGCCATCACCCGCATCTGCTCGATGCTTTCAGGGTCGGGATTCGGCTTCGAACGATCGGTGGTCGGGATGTTGTGGTCGACCACGGCGAGCGTCTTCTCCGGTGCGTGCACCTTGCGGCCGGCGGCGCGCAGGCCTTCGAACGCCTGCGGCGAGGTCACCTCGTGGACCAGATGGCGGTCGATATAGAGCAGGCAGGTGCCGTCCTCGGCTTCGTGCACCAGATGGTCGTTCCAGATCTTGTCGTACAGCGTGGTCGGTTTGGACATGAGCGTCAGCTCCAGAAGAAATTCGGTGGTCGAGGGCTTTGCGCGGGGGACGCGCGAGCAGGCGAGAGGGTTCAGGCAGCGGTTACGCTGCGCGCCTAAGCTCTGACGTCGCCGATGTCGCAAAGCGTCCGAAGAAGCGGCCGGGCAGCCGCGAGCGATCGTCGATCACGACGCGCCGGCGGGTCATGCTGGGTTGCGCGGTAGCCATTTGGAGCGCTTCTAACATAGGTTCGGACGGAACGACAATCAACGGAGAGGCCGGGCCCGGGGTATCAAAATGGATAGCTGGCGCTCCGCGCGGGTCTCGGCGAGGTTGATCGCGGTCCAGCCGCAAACTAGGCTCCGCGCATAATTCGAGATCATTTCGACGAGATTGTTTCCATGAGCGATTATTTCAAACGGCTGTGCCGCGCCGCCCTGCTGGTGCTCGCGCTGCAACCGCTCTATCTGGTTGCCCTTGTTGCGACGGACTACATCGCCCCGCCGGAGCTCCGGCGGCAGCGCATGCAGACGCTTCCGCCGCCGCTCACGACCGAAGATTGCGTCGGCCTCGGCGTTGGTCTCGAGCCGGGCGGGACCGGCCTGCACAATGCGATCATGGCGGCTCGGCCGCTCGCCGCCGGTTACCCTTGTGATGCTCTCGTCGCGGCGCTTGCGAACAAGCCCGACGTCAGTTGGCTGCCCTATCCGCGCTATTGGCACGGCTACCGTGTGGTGATGGATCCCTTGACCGCCTGGCTTCCGTTTCGTCAGGGCCGTTATCTGATGCTGGCGGCGATGATTGCAGCGCTCACATGGTTCGCATTCGAGCTGCGCTCCATCGTCGGCGCAGACGCCATGCTCGCCGTGATCGTTCCAACGGTGGTGCTGACCGATCTCTGGTTCACCTGGAACTACGGCGTGCATGCGATCGCCATCACCTTCATCTTCGCCGGCAGCGCCCTCGTGGCCCGGAAGGCGCTTCGTCCCGACAGCAACCTGATCCTGGCTGCCGCGCTGCTCGGCAGCGTCTTCAACTACATCGATTTCCTGCACAATGTGCCGTGGCAACCGATGTTGATCGCCTTTGTCGCGCTGGCGTCCGGCCGGCGTGTTGCCGAGACGCTCGGCATCATCGCGGCGTGGTTCGCGGGCTATTCCCTGACCTGGGCTTCGAAATGGGCGATCGCCTGCGCCGCCGGGGTGGCGTGGAGCGACATCTTCGAGGTGATCCTGTATCGCCTGAACGGGGATGCGCCCGGCTTCGTCCAGCATCGCTTCCTCGCGCCGACCGCGAAGGTGCTGTCCTATCTCTACCATCAGACACAGTCGGCGATGATCTTCCTGGTCTTGCTGCCGACGCTGCTGCTTCCGGTGCGGCGGATCGCCCTGAAGCGGTTTGCGCTGCTTGCGTCGCCGCTCCTGGTCCCCTTCGGCTGGTTCGAGCTGCTCTCGAACCACACCCAGATCCACGATTGGATCACGTATCGACCGCTGGCCTCCTGCATCGGAATCCTGATCGCGGCCGCGATCATGGCCTCGCGCGTCAAGCCTGCGGGCTTGAGCACGGCGCAACAAAAAAGCGCGGGGTGATCCCCGCGCTTTCGGTCACATCCCCTGGAGGGGGAATTACTCGTTGACGGCCTTGGCGTGCTCGGTCTTCTCGACGATGCGGGCCGACTTGCCGCGCAGGCTGCGCAGGTAATACAGCTTGGCGCGACGGACCTTGCCGCGACGCACCACCTTGATCGAGTCGATCATCGGCGACATTACCGGGAAGACGCGCTCGACGCCCTCGCCGTAGGAAATCTTGCGAACGGTGAAGCTCTCGTTGAGGCCCTGGCCGTTGCGACCGATACAGACGCCTTCATAGGCCTGCACGCGGGTACGTTCGCCTTCGACCACCTTCACGTTGACGATGACGGTATCGCCGGGACCGAATTCCGGGATGGTCTTGGTGGCGGCGAGCTTGTCGAACTGCTCTTTTTCGAGCTGCTGAATCAGGTTCATCGAAATCTCCATCGGCGGCGCGCCCAGCCTGCGCGGGCTGCGCAAACGTCCATCTATCCTGCGCGTGTGCGGATTTGGGCGCTGCTATAAGGCAAAGCACAGGCTTTGTCACCCGTCTGTCGTGTTTTTTGTCCGCTTCGGGCCGGCTTTTCTGGCCCAGAGGTCAGGCCGTCGGGCCTGGGTCAGGGCCTCGGATTGCGCCAGCCGCCAGGCCGCAACCTTGGCATGGTCGCCGGAAATCAGGATTTCAGGGATTTGCCGGCCCTCGAACTCCTGCGGCCTTGTGTATTGAGGGTATTCCAGTAGTCCTTCGGAAAAGGTCTCCTCGGTTCCCGAGGCCTGCTTGCCCATCACGCCCGGCAACAGCCGGACACAGGCGTCGATCAGCGCCATTGCGGCGATTTCGCCGCCTGAGAGCACATAGTCGCCGATCGAGACCTCCTCGAGCGAGCGGGCCTCGATCACCCGCTGGTCGATGCCTTCAAAACGGCCGCAGACGATCAGGGGGCCGGCCCCCGCCGCGAGGTCCAAAACCTGCGCCTGGGTCA from Bradyrhizobium genosp. L includes:
- the leuC gene encoding 3-isopropylmalate dehydratase large subunit; the protein is MSKPTTLYDKIWNDHLVHEAEDGTCLLYIDRHLVHEVTSPQAFEGLRAAGRKVHAPEKTLAVVDHNIPTTDRSKPNPDPESIEQMRVMAENAKEFGIEYYNEFDKRQGIVHVIGPEQGFTLPGTTIVCGDSHTSTHGAFGALAHGIGTSEVEHVLATQTLIQKKAKNMRAVVDGKLPDGVTGKDIILAIIGEIGTAGGTGYVLEYAGEAIRALSMEGRMTVCNMSIEGGARAGLVAPDQKAFDFLRGRPKSPQGAAWDAAMRYWETLRSDEGAHFDHEIRLDAAKLPPIVTWGTSPEDVISVTGVVPDPDKIADEAKRLSKHRALKYMGLTAGTKITDIKLDRVFIGSCTNGRIEDLRAVAKIAEGKTVNANVNAMIVPGSGIVKEQAEAEGLDKIFIAAGFDWREPGCSMCLAMNPDKLKPEERCASTSNRNFEGRQGFKGRTHLVSPAMAAAAAIAGHFVDVRDWR
- the rplS gene encoding 50S ribosomal protein L19 — protein: MNLIQQLEKEQFDKLAATKTIPEFGPGDTVIVNVKVVEGERTRVQAYEGVCIGRNGQGLNESFTVRKISYGEGVERVFPVMSPMIDSIKVVRRGKVRRAKLYYLRSLRGKSARIVEKTEHAKAVNE
- the trmD gene encoding tRNA (guanosine(37)-N1)-methyltransferase TrmD, yielding MTSKPPPWRATVLTLFPEMFPGPLGVSLAGKALASGLWALEARDIRASATDKHRSVDDTPAGGGPGMVLRADVLAAAIDAAGIASDRPRLLMSPRGRPLTQAQVLDLAAGAGPLIVCGRFEGIDQRVIEARSLEEVSIGDYVLSGGEIAAMALIDACVRLLPGVMGKQASGTEETFSEGLLEYPQYTRPQEFEGRQIPEILISGDHAKVAAWRLAQSEALTQARRPDLWARKAGPKRTKNTTDG